The DNA window CGCGCCGCGGCGCCGCTCTACCCAGGAATAGAAGAAGTCGTTTTCTGTTGTTATTCTGGGGGCGATCTGGATATTTACCGCCGTGTGCTCGGGGAACGAAGCGAGTAGCCACGCGCGGATACGCCGTGATAGCGGTGCAAACGCAGTCGTGTAACCACTTAGTGGAGAACGCATGCATCAGTCCCTGATCGCCCGTGCGCTGATTCTGCTTAGCGCGGTGAATGCTTCAGCGCTCGCGCAGAGTACCGTCGGCGCCACCGCGGCTTCGTCACGCGCTGCGACTGCCGTGCCCTCGCTCAAGAAGGGCGAACTCCGGCTCACCTACCTCGGCAACGCCGGCTGGGAAATCACGGACGGACATCGCGTGATCCTTGTAGACCCCTTCCTCACGCAGTTTGCGCGCTGGACGCCAGCGGGGCCGGCACCGGATATCGCACCCGGCGGGCTGTACCCGGCGGACACCGCGCTGATCAACCAGCATGTGAAGCGGGCCGATTACATCGTCATCACGCACGGTCATCCGGATCACGCGCTGGATGCCGGCTATATCTCGCGCCGCACGGGCGCGGTGATCATCGGCCACGAAACTGCAGCCAACCTCGCCCGCGCCTATGATGTGCCCGATAGTTCGCTGATCACGGTGATTGGTGGCGAAGACTACGAGTT is part of the Gemmatimonadota bacterium genome and encodes:
- a CDS encoding MBL fold metallo-hydrolase, with protein sequence MHQSLIARALILLSAVNASALAQSTVGATAASSRAATAVPSLKKGELRLTYLGNAGWEITDGHRVILVDPFLTQFARWTPAGPAPDIAPGGLYPADTALINQHVKRADYIVITHGHPDHALDAGYISRRTGAVIIGHETAANLARAYDVPDSSLITVIGGEDYEFGDFSLRVIPNIHSALDHKQYYNNGRGIVGTAPRGLKAPLRRKDYVEGGNLAYLLRFAGHELLIMGSMNYIEREMEGLRPDIALVGANSQRLEIHDYTGRLLRALGKPALVIPSHADAYGNPNPTAAAIADRALFLKEVKAASPKSRVIVPTWFEPIVVPARP